A region of Polynucleobacter sp. JS-Mosq-20-D10 DNA encodes the following proteins:
- a CDS encoding HAD family hydrolase, whose translation MPTAFHAHNTNPLSQYPQAWDRAGMVKLLVLDVDGVLTNGQVFIGENGKESLKGFDIQDGLGIKLLEKIGIPTAVITGRSSKMVLARCDELGIKHAHMGVEDKAAALKNILQSLGLQSSDCAVMGDDWPDFQMMKSAGLKICPAQGHDAVKEIAHFVTTRSGGNGAVREVCDLILKAQSRYEELLAQARA comes from the coding sequence ATGCCGACCGCCTTTCACGCCCACAACACCAACCCTCTGAGCCAATATCCGCAGGCCTGGGATCGTGCTGGGATGGTCAAGCTTCTCGTTCTAGATGTTGATGGCGTCCTAACAAATGGCCAAGTTTTTATTGGTGAAAATGGTAAAGAATCCCTGAAGGGTTTTGATATTCAGGACGGCCTGGGAATCAAGTTATTGGAAAAAATAGGCATTCCAACAGCCGTCATTACAGGGCGCAGCTCCAAAATGGTTTTGGCTCGTTGCGATGAGCTCGGCATCAAGCACGCACATATGGGTGTTGAAGATAAGGCAGCAGCTCTGAAAAACATATTGCAGTCTCTCGGGCTACAGTCTAGCGATTGTGCAGTGATGGGTGATGATTGGCCTGATTTTCAAATGATGAAGTCTGCAGGCTTGAAGATATGCCCAGCACAAGGGCATGATGCCGTGAAAGAAATAGCTCATTTTGTCACCACTCGATCTGGCGGTAATGGCGCGGTACGAGAAGTCTGCGATCTGATCTTGAAAGCGCAAAGCCGCTATGAGGAGTTACTCGCTCAGGCGCGTGCTTAA
- the lptB gene encoding LPS export ABC transporter ATP-binding protein, producing MTTNSSSTQKPATLSARHLQKRYGSRTVVRDVSVEVKCGEVVGLLGPNGAGKTTSFYMIVGLVPLDGGNIVLDGTDITRLPIHERARMGLSYLPQEASVFRKLNVAENIQAVLELQVQGGKPLSKADIAYRLDELLGELQISHLRDNPALSLSGGERRRVEIARALASQPKFILLDEPFAGVDPIAVGEIQRIVRFLRDRQIGVLITDHNVRETLGICDHAYIISEGSVLAEGKPDQIIENDAVRRVYLGENFRM from the coding sequence ATGACCACGAATTCCAGTAGCACTCAAAAACCAGCAACCTTAAGTGCTCGGCACCTTCAAAAGCGCTATGGATCTCGTACGGTTGTGAGAGATGTATCGGTCGAAGTGAAATGCGGAGAAGTAGTGGGGCTCCTGGGGCCAAATGGCGCCGGCAAAACAACTTCCTTTTACATGATTGTTGGCTTGGTCCCCTTAGACGGCGGCAACATCGTGCTAGACGGCACAGATATTACTCGACTTCCTATTCATGAGCGAGCTCGCATGGGCTTATCCTATCTGCCACAGGAGGCTTCTGTGTTCAGAAAGCTCAATGTGGCTGAAAATATTCAAGCTGTATTAGAGCTGCAAGTGCAAGGTGGAAAACCACTAAGCAAGGCCGATATAGCATATCGCTTAGATGAACTATTAGGTGAGCTCCAAATCAGCCATTTACGCGATAACCCCGCACTTTCCCTGTCTGGTGGCGAGCGTCGCCGTGTTGAGATTGCTAGAGCATTAGCCTCCCAGCCTAAGTTCATTTTGTTAGATGAGCCATTTGCTGGCGTTGACCCAATTGCGGTTGGAGAGATCCAGCGGATTGTGCGCTTCTTAAGAGACCGCCAAATTGGCGTACTCATCACCGACCATAATGTTCGAGAAACGTTGGGGATTTGTGATCACGCCTACATCATTAGCGAAGGTAGCGTTCTGGCGGAAGGCAAGCCAGACCAAATTATCGAGAATGATGCTGTCAGACGAGTCTACCTAGGCGAAAACTTCCGCATGTAA
- the hprK gene encoding HPr(Ser) kinase/phosphatase: MTTQPLLLEGVTAQQIFDDNVSDLKLSWIGGLEGADRRFPAEAVKAAAASSDLVGHLNLIHPSRIQIFGEQEINYHAQLETQQREEQIFDLISKMPPCVIVADGKAADAALQLFCQRSSTPLFTTAISAAEVIDHLRIYLTKIGAPQITMHGVFMDILGLGVLIMGESGLGKSELGLELISRGHGLVADDAVDFARLGPDYIEGRCPVILRNLLEVRGLGLLDIRTIFGETAVRRKLKLRLIVQLVRRNDGEFERLPLETQHIDVLGVAIRTVKIQVAAGRNLAVLVEAAVRNTILQLRGIDTLKEFMERQRSQMNAEAESLKSQGRLI; the protein is encoded by the coding sequence TTGACTACACAACCCCTACTCCTAGAGGGAGTTACCGCCCAGCAAATCTTTGATGACAATGTCTCTGACTTAAAACTATCTTGGATTGGCGGCCTAGAAGGCGCGGACAGACGATTTCCGGCAGAGGCCGTTAAAGCTGCAGCAGCCAGCTCAGACTTAGTAGGCCACTTAAATCTCATTCACCCAAGCCGTATTCAGATTTTTGGTGAGCAGGAGATTAACTATCATGCTCAACTTGAAACCCAGCAGCGAGAAGAACAGATCTTCGACCTCATTTCTAAAATGCCGCCTTGCGTTATTGTGGCCGACGGTAAAGCAGCTGATGCAGCCCTACAACTCTTCTGCCAACGATCCTCTACTCCACTCTTTACAACAGCCATTTCAGCTGCTGAGGTGATTGACCACCTTCGTATCTACCTCACTAAGATTGGTGCGCCCCAGATTACGATGCACGGCGTATTTATGGATATTCTAGGCTTAGGGGTTTTGATCATGGGTGAGTCTGGCCTAGGCAAAAGCGAATTAGGTTTAGAACTGATTTCTCGCGGCCACGGTTTAGTGGCTGATGATGCGGTAGACTTTGCTCGACTCGGACCAGACTATATCGAGGGTCGCTGCCCTGTGATTCTGCGCAACCTCTTGGAAGTTCGTGGGCTTGGCTTATTGGATATCCGCACTATTTTTGGTGAAACAGCCGTACGTCGGAAATTAAAATTGCGCCTCATAGTCCAGCTGGTTCGCCGTAACGATGGTGAGTTTGAGCGCCTACCTTTAGAAACCCAACATATTGATGTATTGGGTGTCGCCATTAGAACTGTCAAAATTCAGGTGGCTGCAGGTCGCAACTTGGCAGTTCTCGTAGAGGCTGCTGTGCGCAATACCATTTTGCAGCTACGAGGTATCGATACCTTAAAAGAGTTTATGGAACGTCAGCGTTCACAAATGAATGCTGAAGCAGAGTCTTTGAAGTCACAAGGCCGCCTCATTTAA
- a CDS encoding PTS sugar transporter subunit IIA, with protein MNALTDLFALDRITLNSLSKNRAEVFAAVGQLFAKHAGLEAEAIVGFLNAREDLGSTALGAGVAIPHGRVKGLKQPIAAFVKLQEPIEFAAPDGEAVSTLIFLLVPEKATQQHLEILSSIAQLLSDQDTRKLLASEGSPEKVCEILQTWGST; from the coding sequence ATGAATGCCCTGACCGATCTTTTCGCTTTAGACCGTATTACCTTAAATAGTCTCTCTAAGAATAGGGCTGAGGTATTTGCGGCCGTAGGGCAACTATTTGCAAAACATGCAGGTCTTGAAGCCGAAGCAATTGTTGGCTTTTTAAATGCGCGCGAGGACTTAGGCTCTACCGCATTAGGCGCTGGCGTTGCCATTCCTCACGGGCGCGTCAAGGGGCTAAAGCAGCCGATTGCTGCATTCGTCAAGCTACAAGAGCCGATTGAATTTGCTGCGCCAGATGGTGAGGCTGTATCTACGCTTATTTTTTTACTTGTTCCTGAAAAAGCAACTCAGCAACATTTAGAAATTCTGTCCTCGATTGCACAACTCCTGTCTGACCAGGATACCCGTAAGTTACTTGCGTCGGAGGGCAGTCCAGAGAAGGTGTGTGAAATCCTACAAACGTGGGGCTCAACTTGA
- the hpf gene encoding ribosome hibernation-promoting factor, HPF/YfiA family, producing MNLKINSRHVEVTPAMRSHLEAGLEKIRKHFDHVLDATAFLIVDNAKEKNLRQAAEITIHLKGKELFAEAHNADLYHAMDAVVDKLERQVVKHKEKIQDHHHDKHFE from the coding sequence ATGAATCTGAAAATTAATAGCCGTCATGTTGAAGTTACTCCAGCCATGCGTTCACACCTCGAAGCTGGGTTAGAAAAAATTCGTAAACACTTTGACCATGTTTTAGACGCTACCGCTTTTTTGATTGTCGATAACGCCAAAGAAAAAAATCTTCGTCAAGCAGCCGAGATCACCATTCACCTCAAAGGTAAGGAACTCTTTGCCGAAGCGCATAACGCAGACCTCTACCACGCCATGGATGCAGTAGTAGATAAACTTGAGCGTCAAGTTGTAAAGCACAAAGAAAAAATTCAAGATCATCACCATGACAAACATTTTGAGTAG
- the lptC gene encoding LPS export ABC transporter periplasmic protein LptC produces the protein MELNTQKIKLSIWRTSLRLMPLILMGTLTLVTFWLVKKNTPAEKSATERVRLHEPDYTISNGALSALNESGDTKYRVLGKKVIHYDDDASIDIETPRIRLFPPEKSPVTVKADKGHLDGDLTILDLIDNAEIFRPQQAASATEPARPRMLARSSYFKVLINDDIIKTDKPITLEQGVSVMRSTDGGVFNNIEQSMVLSGQVKGRIERIQPGAQQ, from the coding sequence ATGGAACTGAATACCCAAAAAATCAAACTGAGTATCTGGCGTACATCATTACGTCTGATGCCTTTGATTCTGATGGGCACGCTCACTCTGGTCACATTTTGGCTAGTCAAGAAAAATACCCCAGCAGAAAAGTCTGCTACAGAGCGCGTTCGTTTACATGAGCCTGACTACACCATTAGCAATGGTGCCTTATCTGCACTCAATGAATCTGGTGATACTAAATATCGTGTACTAGGTAAGAAAGTTATTCACTATGATGATGATGCTTCAATCGATATTGAGACACCTCGCATACGCTTATTCCCACCTGAAAAGTCACCGGTGACTGTTAAAGCGGACAAAGGGCACTTAGATGGCGACCTGACGATTTTGGATTTAATTGATAACGCCGAAATATTTCGGCCGCAACAAGCTGCTTCAGCAACAGAACCAGCAAGACCGCGCATGCTTGCACGCTCTTCTTATTTCAAAGTACTCATTAATGATGACATTATCAAAACGGATAAACCTATTACGCTGGAGCAAGGGGTTTCTGTGATGCGCTCAACTGATGGCGGTGTATTTAACAATATCGAACAAAGCATGGTTTTATCTGGACAAGTAAAGGGTCGTATCGAGCGCATTCAACCTGGAGCGCAGCAATGA
- the uvrA gene encoding excinuclease ABC subunit UvrA — protein sequence MNNEIKIRGARTHNLKNINLDIPREKLVVLTGLSGSGKSSLAFDTLYAEGQRRYVESLSAYARQFLQLMEKPDVDTIEGLSPAISIEQKATSHNPRSTVGTVTEIHDYLRLLFARAGTPHCPDHDLPLEAQSVSQMVDTVLAMPEDTKLMILAPVVSERKGEFVDLFQDLQAQGFVRFRVRSGGGTTNTAKAEIFEVDQLPTLKKNDKHSIEVVVDRIKVRPDIQQRVAESFETALRLADGKAMIVNMDTGKEMIFSSKFACPICSYSLQELEPRLFSFNNPMGACPSCDGLGHQSFFDPKRIVAHPDLSLASGAIKGWDRRNQFYFKLLQTLAKHGGFDVEKPFETLSKKQQDLILLGSGDITIPFEYINERGKNSVRQHAFEGIVANFERRYRETDSATVREELSRYQNVQTCPACSGSRLRKEARFVKVGDGKQSRAIYEISALPLKEAKEYFESLELKGAKREIADKIVKEIGSRLRFLNDVGLDYLSLERSADTLSGGEAQRIRLASQIGSGLTGVMYVLDEPSIGLHQRDNDRLIGTLKHLRDLGNSVLVVEHDEDMIRASDYVIDIGPGAGVHGGEVVAEGTPAEVEANPKSLTGAYLSGREWIAVPEKRIPVNDKFLEIIGARGNNLQSVHAKIPVGLLTCVTGVSGSGKSTLINDTLHHAVAQHIYGSNAEPAAHDAIKGLENFDKVISVDQSPIGRTPRSNPATYTGLFTPIRELFCGVPAARERGYEAGRFSFNVKGGRCDACEGDGVIKVEMHFLPDVYVPCDVCHGKRYNRETLDIRYKGKNIHEVLSMTIEQAHEFFEAVPIVKRKLKTLLDVGLGYVKLGQSATTLSGGEAQRVKLSLELSKRDTGRTLYILDEPTTGLHFHDIQLLLTVLQTLKKQGNTIVIIEHNLDVIKTADWIIDLGPKGGAGGGQIIATGTPEEVAKNEASFTGHYLAPLLVRKPAPTKKKK from the coding sequence ATGAACAACGAAATCAAGATCCGCGGTGCCCGCACCCATAACCTCAAAAACATCAATCTAGATATCCCTAGAGAGAAATTAGTCGTTTTGACTGGCCTATCTGGCTCAGGCAAAAGCTCATTGGCTTTTGATACCCTATATGCCGAAGGTCAGCGTCGCTATGTAGAGTCCTTATCTGCTTATGCCCGCCAATTCTTACAACTGATGGAAAAGCCTGATGTCGATACGATTGAAGGACTATCCCCTGCGATCTCGATTGAGCAAAAAGCGACTAGCCATAATCCTCGTTCGACCGTAGGTACGGTTACAGAAATTCATGATTACCTACGCTTGTTATTTGCACGCGCTGGAACCCCACATTGTCCAGACCATGATCTTCCATTAGAGGCGCAAAGCGTTTCTCAAATGGTCGATACCGTTTTAGCTATGCCAGAAGACACTAAGCTCATGATCTTGGCTCCAGTAGTGAGTGAGCGCAAAGGTGAATTTGTAGACTTATTCCAAGATCTTCAGGCGCAAGGCTTTGTCCGCTTTCGCGTGCGCTCTGGTGGTGGCACAACTAATACTGCTAAAGCAGAGATCTTTGAAGTTGATCAACTGCCGACTCTGAAGAAGAACGATAAACACTCTATTGAAGTGGTTGTTGATCGCATTAAAGTGCGTCCTGATATTCAGCAGCGTGTAGCAGAATCTTTTGAAACTGCCCTGCGCCTTGCTGACGGCAAAGCCATGATCGTCAATATGGACACTGGCAAGGAGATGATTTTCTCCAGCAAGTTTGCCTGCCCAATTTGCTCCTATTCATTACAAGAGCTTGAGCCACGACTCTTCTCTTTTAATAATCCGATGGGCGCATGTCCTTCTTGTGATGGCTTGGGCCATCAATCCTTCTTTGATCCCAAGCGCATTGTTGCTCACCCAGACCTATCGCTGGCCTCTGGTGCAATTAAAGGCTGGGATCGTCGCAATCAGTTTTACTTCAAGCTCCTACAAACACTTGCTAAGCATGGCGGGTTTGATGTCGAGAAACCTTTTGAGACACTCAGTAAGAAACAACAAGATCTGATTTTGTTGGGCTCTGGTGATATCACCATTCCATTTGAATATATCAACGAACGTGGCAAAAATAGTGTTCGTCAGCATGCCTTTGAAGGCATTGTTGCTAATTTTGAGCGCCGCTATCGCGAGACCGACTCGGCAACCGTTCGAGAAGAATTATCACGTTATCAAAATGTACAGACCTGCCCAGCATGTAGTGGCAGTCGTTTGCGCAAAGAAGCGCGTTTTGTCAAAGTGGGTGATGGCAAGCAATCACGCGCAATTTATGAAATCAGTGCCCTGCCCTTAAAAGAAGCTAAAGAATATTTTGAATCTTTAGAACTCAAAGGCGCTAAGCGAGAAATCGCTGACAAAATTGTGAAAGAAATTGGTTCACGTCTTCGCTTCCTAAATGACGTGGGTTTGGACTATCTCTCACTTGAACGCAGTGCCGACACCCTCTCCGGCGGTGAAGCGCAGCGCATTCGCTTGGCCTCTCAGATTGGCTCCGGCCTGACCGGCGTCATGTACGTATTGGATGAACCCTCCATTGGATTACATCAGCGCGATAACGATAGACTCATCGGCACCCTGAAGCATTTGCGTGACCTAGGCAATAGCGTGCTGGTAGTTGAGCATGATGAAGACATGATTCGCGCCTCTGACTACGTGATTGATATTGGCCCTGGTGCGGGCGTACATGGTGGCGAAGTCGTAGCCGAAGGTACTCCTGCAGAAGTAGAGGCCAATCCTAAATCTCTCACAGGCGCCTACTTATCTGGTCGGGAGTGGATCGCCGTTCCTGAAAAACGCATACCCGTAAATGATAAGTTCTTAGAAATTATTGGCGCACGTGGCAACAACTTACAATCCGTTCACGCCAAGATTCCTGTCGGCTTATTAACCTGTGTCACTGGTGTATCTGGCTCAGGTAAATCCACCCTGATCAACGACACATTGCACCATGCGGTTGCGCAACACATCTATGGTTCAAATGCCGAGCCAGCGGCGCATGATGCGATTAAAGGCTTGGAGAACTTTGACAAGGTCATTAGTGTAGATCAATCCCCGATTGGTAGAACCCCACGCTCAAACCCAGCCACTTACACTGGATTATTCACGCCCATCAGAGAACTCTTTTGTGGCGTACCAGCTGCACGCGAGCGCGGCTATGAAGCAGGACGTTTTTCTTTCAACGTCAAAGGCGGTCGTTGTGATGCCTGTGAAGGTGATGGCGTTATTAAAGTAGAAATGCATTTCTTACCAGATGTATATGTTCCTTGTGATGTCTGTCACGGCAAACGCTATAACCGCGAAACTCTAGACATTCGTTACAAAGGCAAAAATATTCATGAAGTGCTGTCGATGACCATTGAACAAGCCCATGAATTCTTTGAGGCCGTTCCAATCGTCAAACGAAAACTCAAAACCTTGCTCGATGTAGGCTTAGGTTATGTAAAGTTAGGTCAAAGCGCCACGACTCTGTCTGGTGGCGAGGCGCAACGCGTCAAACTTTCTTTAGAGCTTTCTAAACGCGATACCGGCAGGACTCTCTACATCTTGGATGAGCCAACTACGGGCTTACATTTTCATGACATTCAGTTGTTGCTGACAGTTCTTCAGACCCTCAAGAAACAAGGCAACACGATTGTCATCATTGAGCACAACTTAGACGTGATCAAGACGGCAGATTGGATTATTGACTTAGGCCCTAAGGGCGGTGCAGGTGGTGGGCAGATTATTGCTACTGGCACACCCGAAGAGGTTGCGAAGAATGAGGCTAGCTTTACCGGTCACTACTTGGCACCACTGCTAGTTCGCAAACCAGCGCCTACTAAAAAGAAAAAGTAA
- a CDS encoding SIS domain-containing protein — translation MIAKTRDRTLKLARDTLTIEAAALHTMRDRLVGADADALVLAVDLLHSCKGRIVVSGIGKSGHIARKIAATFASTGSPAFFVHPAEASHGDLGMVTRDDVFVALSNSGETDELLTIVPIVKRTGAKLIALTGAPNSSLAKLADAHLDTSVEKEACPLNLAPTTSTTAALAMGDALAVALLDARGFQAEDFQRSHPGGRLGRKQLMHVSEVMRSFDETPKIAISASLQDALLEMTAKRMGMVVTLDNANKVAGIFTDGDLRRLLEKSTNLDGLTLEKAITSAPRTIPPELLAEEAIEMMEKHRINHLVVTDPAGALLGALNLHDLFAAKVI, via the coding sequence ATGATAGCTAAGACTCGTGACCGAACCCTAAAGCTTGCACGCGACACCCTCACGATTGAGGCTGCTGCACTGCACACCATGCGCGATCGCCTTGTAGGTGCAGACGCTGATGCCCTCGTACTAGCAGTTGATCTACTCCATTCCTGCAAAGGCCGCATCGTCGTCTCTGGAATTGGTAAATCAGGGCATATTGCTCGCAAGATTGCCGCCACATTTGCCTCTACAGGCTCCCCCGCTTTTTTTGTTCATCCCGCAGAAGCTAGTCATGGCGATCTAGGGATGGTGACTCGTGACGACGTTTTTGTTGCACTCTCCAATTCTGGTGAAACTGATGAGCTTCTCACCATTGTGCCGATCGTGAAGCGTACCGGAGCAAAACTCATTGCACTGACTGGCGCACCAAATTCCTCTTTGGCAAAGTTAGCGGATGCACATTTAGATACCAGCGTTGAGAAAGAAGCTTGCCCACTTAATCTGGCCCCAACCACCAGCACAACCGCAGCTCTCGCTATGGGTGATGCCCTAGCGGTTGCCCTTCTCGATGCTCGTGGCTTTCAGGCGGAAGATTTCCAGCGCTCACATCCAGGTGGCCGCTTAGGTCGCAAACAACTCATGCATGTCAGTGAAGTGATGCGTAGCTTTGATGAGACTCCTAAGATTGCAATCTCCGCTTCCCTGCAAGATGCTTTACTCGAGATGACTGCTAAGCGCATGGGCATGGTGGTTACTTTAGACAATGCAAACAAAGTTGCCGGTATCTTTACAGATGGTGACTTACGTCGCTTGCTTGAGAAAAGCACCAATTTGGATGGTCTCACTTTAGAAAAAGCGATTACTTCAGCACCACGCACAATTCCTCCTGAGCTATTAGCAGAAGAGGCTATTGAGATGATGGAAAAACATCGCATCAATCATTTGGTAGTAACCGATCCTGCAGGCGCATTACTTGGGGCACTCAATCTCCATGATTTATTTGCCGCTAAGGTTATTTAA
- the lptA gene encoding lipopolysaccharide transport periplasmic protein LptA has protein sequence MKRLRKLVIAFALLGTCLTTHAEKADQDKPIVLEAEKVSVNDVQQIYELNGEVRLIKGSILITGAKGDIKVDPEGYEYVDVQGNSESTASFRQRREGPANEFMQGRGKTVTYNAKTELLTLTGDANLKRLHNMQILDQLHGWKIDYDDVGQRYQVSPPADAKAEDLPLARAILSPRRKATLEK, from the coding sequence ATGAAGCGATTGCGAAAATTGGTAATAGCGTTTGCGCTACTAGGGACTTGTCTTACTACTCATGCTGAAAAAGCAGATCAAGACAAACCCATTGTCTTGGAAGCGGAAAAAGTTTCTGTGAACGACGTACAACAGATTTATGAGCTTAATGGTGAGGTGCGCTTAATTAAAGGCAGTATTTTGATTACTGGCGCTAAGGGCGATATCAAAGTCGACCCCGAGGGTTATGAATACGTTGATGTTCAGGGTAATTCAGAATCTACTGCCAGCTTTAGACAAAGACGTGAAGGACCGGCTAATGAATTTATGCAAGGTCGGGGCAAAACGGTTACCTACAATGCAAAAACTGAGCTTCTCACATTGACTGGTGATGCCAACTTGAAGCGTCTTCATAATATGCAAATACTAGATCAATTACACGGCTGGAAAATTGACTACGATGATGTTGGGCAGCGCTATCAAGTCTCACCGCCTGCTGATGCTAAAGCAGAAGACCTGCCACTAGCTAGAGCCATCCTTTCACCAAGAAGAAAAGCTACACTAGAGAAATGA
- a CDS encoding monovalent cation:proton antiporter family protein → MPSVLQLTLILLASGVAGVVIFRYFGLPPILGYLAIGVLIGPHALGLANDSATVKYLAEFGVVFLMFSIGLEFNLHKLRAMRTIVFGLGGSQVILTMLLAVPASLLMNWIYPISWQAAIALGGALAMSSTAIVTKLIADRSEIETEHGRNIIGILLFQDLAVVFLLILLPSLGKNPGDLFLALTAASIKITVALVLIFVIGQTLMSRWFGLVAKLRSQELFMLNLLLIVLGMAGLTEHFGLSLALGAFLAGMLIAETPYRHQVEEDVKPFKDVLLGLFFITIGMLLDFEVIHQQWMLVLLLLIGPLIFKFGLIALLSRAFGSSPGISIRTGLCLAQAGEFGFVLLNQIDGLDLIDPALSQAILAAMLLSMFGAPFLIQYSDRIAMRFSSNEWLLQSLALTRVAAKSVRTENHVVICGFGRSGQSLARMLDQEKIPYIALDMDPDRVKEAAAAGDNVVYGDASRENYLVAAGLARAKAVVITYADTPASFKVLHQVEHLRPGMTVLVRTKDDADLTKLQAAGATEVVPELIEGSLMMASHVLLIMGVPMRKVVRRITGAREARYSLLRGYFRGVNDEVDTKESWRLHSVTLLPESASIGQTLEELHLENEGVSVQAVRRKVGGSDYVKLALTPDLRLQANDILVLSGNSEATDLAESKLLG, encoded by the coding sequence ATGCCGTCAGTCCTTCAGTTAACTCTCATCTTGCTGGCCTCAGGAGTGGCCGGGGTAGTTATTTTCCGCTATTTTGGGCTACCCCCTATTTTGGGCTATCTAGCCATCGGCGTCCTAATTGGGCCGCATGCCCTTGGTTTGGCCAATGATTCCGCCACAGTCAAGTATTTGGCTGAATTTGGCGTGGTTTTCTTGATGTTCTCAATTGGTCTGGAATTCAACCTCCATAAGCTACGGGCCATGCGGACCATTGTATTTGGCTTAGGCGGTAGTCAGGTCATTTTGACCATGCTACTCGCAGTTCCAGCCAGCCTCTTGATGAACTGGATTTACCCTATTTCCTGGCAGGCTGCTATTGCGCTGGGGGGTGCTTTAGCGATGTCCTCTACGGCTATCGTTACCAAACTGATTGCTGACCGCTCCGAAATTGAAACCGAGCATGGCCGCAACATCATCGGTATTTTGCTCTTTCAGGACTTAGCGGTAGTTTTTCTGTTGATTTTGCTGCCTTCGCTCGGCAAGAATCCTGGAGATCTGTTTTTAGCGCTGACTGCAGCATCTATCAAGATCACGGTAGCCCTGGTACTTATTTTTGTTATTGGCCAAACCTTGATGAGTCGTTGGTTCGGTTTGGTTGCCAAATTGCGGTCTCAAGAATTGTTCATGCTCAACCTCTTGTTGATTGTTTTGGGGATGGCAGGACTGACTGAACACTTTGGCTTATCGCTAGCGTTAGGGGCTTTCTTGGCTGGGATGTTAATTGCCGAAACGCCCTATCGCCATCAAGTTGAAGAAGATGTTAAGCCCTTCAAAGATGTACTCTTGGGCCTCTTCTTTATTACCATTGGCATGCTGTTGGATTTTGAGGTGATTCATCAACAGTGGATGCTAGTTCTACTCTTATTAATTGGCCCGTTGATTTTTAAATTCGGCTTGATTGCTTTATTGTCACGTGCCTTTGGTTCAAGTCCGGGCATCTCTATTCGGACAGGCTTGTGTTTAGCGCAGGCTGGTGAATTCGGTTTCGTACTCTTAAATCAAATTGATGGCTTGGATTTAATCGATCCTGCTTTAAGTCAAGCTATATTGGCAGCAATGCTGCTGTCGATGTTTGGTGCACCTTTCTTAATTCAATATAGCGATCGTATTGCGATGCGTTTTTCTAGCAATGAATGGTTATTGCAATCGCTGGCGCTGACACGTGTTGCGGCAAAAAGTGTCCGCACAGAAAATCATGTGGTCATTTGCGGATTTGGTCGCTCAGGCCAAAGCTTAGCTCGGATGCTCGATCAAGAAAAAATTCCTTACATTGCATTAGACATGGATCCTGATCGCGTAAAGGAAGCTGCCGCTGCTGGAGATAACGTGGTCTATGGTGACGCTAGTCGAGAAAATTATTTGGTTGCTGCGGGCTTGGCGAGAGCAAAGGCAGTAGTGATTACTTATGCGGATACACCAGCTAGTTTCAAAGTGTTACATCAAGTCGAGCACCTGCGCCCTGGTATGACAGTATTGGTGCGCACAAAAGACGATGCAGACTTAACTAAGTTACAAGCAGCTGGTGCGACTGAGGTGGTGCCGGAGCTGATTGAAGGTAGCTTGATGATGGCTTCCCATGTGTTACTGATCATGGGAGTGCCTATGCGTAAGGTGGTGCGTCGCATTACCGGCGCACGTGAAGCTCGTTATAGCCTGTTGCGCGGCTACTTCCGTGGCGTTAATGATGAGGTGGATACCAAGGAATCGTGGCGCTTGCACTCAGTGACTTTGCTGCCTGAGTCAGCCAGTATTGGACAGACTCTTGAAGAGTTGCATCTTGAAAATGAAGGCGTGAGCGTGCAGGCAGTTAGGCGAAAAGTAGGTGGCTCTGACTACGTCAAATTGGCGCTCACCCCAGACTTGCGTTTGCAAGCCAACGATATCTTGGTGCTGTCGGGCAATTCAGAAGCGACTGATTTAGCCGAATCTAAATTGCTCGGATGA